A genomic segment from Pseudomonas sessilinigenes encodes:
- a CDS encoding VOC family protein, protein MEQHSYLGIDHIAYATRSTQKTAAFFTALGFEVLFHRQPIDKFGVLITKLRSPTGEIVEVVEPFRPDSVVSRLLVNVEACIYHAAFRVDDLAATQASLAGIGGVTVTNAMTIPYPATEEHRSLTTSHMFHPAVGLFEITG, encoded by the coding sequence ATGGAACAGCACTCCTACCTGGGGATCGACCACATCGCGTACGCCACGCGATCCACGCAGAAGACAGCCGCATTCTTCACGGCCCTGGGGTTCGAAGTGCTGTTCCATCGCCAACCGATCGACAAGTTCGGCGTGCTCATCACCAAGCTGCGCTCGCCGACCGGGGAGATCGTCGAGGTCGTCGAGCCCTTTCGCCCCGACAGCGTGGTCAGCCGCTTGCTGGTCAACGTCGAGGCCTGCATCTATCACGCTGCCTTCAGGGTCGACGACCTGGCGGCGACCCAGGCCTCGCTAGCCGGAATCGGGGGCGTGACGGTGACCAACGCCATGACCATTCCCTACCCCGCGACCGAGGAGCATCGCTCGCTGACCACCTCGCACATGTTCCATCCGGCGGTGGGCCTGTTCGAGATCACCGGATAG
- a CDS encoding chlorinating enzyme: MDITDFSLTEQELQQFDRDGFIGPFTLYEPEEMMQMHKTVRAQLFNRTHAPYDAPLDVAITNYDRHLDVELLTRHVFRKEIVHRLRSILGPDVICWRSEFIPKYPGNEGTDWHQADTFGHASGQPQLVWPQDEAFGGAINVWTGFTDATQENGCMLFIPGTHKKMNYDESIGMTFDPVANKDVVKGQYARGFNGYDYSTLQKDKSWRPDEAAAVPIVMKAGQFVIFRSMLMHSSLPNSTSDKTRLGYVARYVPGRVKVYPGTDYVKEFGGEYRLDKFGVVQVAGTRTDQQNRVASQSLSGLDLKPLACS, encoded by the coding sequence ATGGACATCACTGACTTTTCGTTGACGGAACAGGAACTCCAGCAATTCGACCGGGACGGCTTCATCGGCCCTTTCACGCTCTACGAGCCTGAAGAAATGATGCAGATGCACAAGACCGTCCGGGCGCAACTGTTCAACCGGACCCATGCGCCCTATGACGCCCCCCTGGACGTGGCGATCACCAACTACGATCGCCACCTGGATGTCGAACTGCTGACCCGCCATGTGTTTCGCAAGGAGATCGTCCATCGGCTGCGGAGCATCCTCGGCCCGGACGTGATTTGCTGGCGCAGCGAGTTCATTCCCAAGTACCCCGGCAATGAAGGCACCGACTGGCACCAGGCCGACACGTTCGGCCATGCCTCGGGACAACCCCAGCTGGTATGGCCCCAGGACGAGGCATTCGGTGGCGCCATCAACGTCTGGACCGGCTTCACCGATGCCACCCAGGAAAACGGCTGCATGCTGTTCATCCCCGGCACCCACAAGAAGATGAACTACGACGAATCCATCGGCATGACGTTCGACCCGGTCGCCAACAAGGACGTGGTCAAGGGCCAGTACGCACGTGGTTTCAACGGCTATGACTACAGCACCCTGCAAAAGGACAAATCCTGGCGGCCGGATGAAGCCGCTGCGGTGCCGATCGTGATGAAGGCCGGGCAGTTCGTGATCTTCCGCTCGATGCTGATGCACTCCTCGCTGCCCAACTCGACATCGGACAAGACCCGCCTCGGCTATGTGGCGCGCTACGTGCCCGGGAGGGTGAAGGTCTATCCCGGCACCGACTACGTGAAAGAGTTCGGTGGTGAATATCGCCTGGACAAGTTCGGCGTGGTGCAGGTGGCCGGTACTCGCACCGACCAACAGAATCGGGTGGCGAGCCAGAGCCTTAGCGGCCTGGACCTCAAGCCCCTGGCCTGCAGCTGA
- a CDS encoding non-ribosomal peptide synthetase, which translates to MNAHTSSPTRVFRKFQSICTVTPHALAVVDNGNTLTYQQLHEQVLGLSQQLVRQGLADSSCLPLVASRCLPYLVTLLACCKLGIAYVSIDPSTPAQRILAQLEQLDCQHLLLIGQAEDLEIDPRLTYLHLDAKGRLRSRGPTLRRTSQRRPADADSLTVMFTSGTTGVPKGVRVCHAGLLNLVENVQGQVQGKAHNYVHHSSISFDAALFEVWVPLLTGACVTLHAPAFNIESLADCVGASHCDVLLLTTSLFHLVAQHRLQMLDGVRVLYVGGEVLKPAYARALLAANREITLVNGYGPTENTVFSTWHSMSSPKDIVGDAIPIGRLLNHVHAKVVDARLQEVEPGAPGELLLGGRNLSLGYLDEELTRTRFLHQAEGVYYRTGDLVVENEQGVFFYQGRLDEQVKIQGYRVEITEVEQALGQLPGIAQAVVLARPMNALENCLHAFVVFQHGWPDIDEGKLLSLLSARLPHYMLPARIHRLFELPVTANGKLDKRTLHSLAGEQPRAHRPSPPAGSAVLEAWSGILGTRDLQLEHSIYAYGASSLSVVMAHTRINQSLGKKTPFDEVARLNTLQEWVQYYVTHENLSNLS; encoded by the coding sequence ATGAATGCGCACACCTCGTCACCGACCAGGGTCTTTCGCAAGTTCCAGTCGATCTGCACGGTGACGCCCCATGCCCTGGCAGTGGTCGACAACGGCAATACGCTCACCTACCAGCAACTGCACGAGCAGGTACTGGGCTTGTCCCAGCAACTGGTCCGCCAGGGCCTGGCCGACAGTTCGTGCCTGCCGCTGGTCGCCAGTCGTTGCCTGCCCTACCTGGTCACGCTACTGGCCTGCTGCAAGCTGGGGATCGCCTATGTATCCATCGACCCGAGCACGCCAGCCCAACGCATCCTCGCGCAACTCGAACAACTCGACTGCCAGCACCTGCTGCTGATCGGCCAGGCCGAGGACCTGGAGATCGACCCGCGCCTCACCTACCTGCACCTGGACGCCAAGGGCCGCCTGCGCAGCCGGGGCCCGACCCTGCGCCGCACCAGCCAGCGGCGCCCTGCCGACGCCGACAGCCTCACCGTGATGTTCACCTCAGGGACCACCGGGGTGCCCAAAGGGGTCCGGGTGTGCCATGCCGGCCTGCTGAACCTGGTGGAAAACGTGCAAGGACAGGTCCAGGGCAAGGCCCACAACTATGTTCATCACTCCTCGATCAGCTTCGATGCCGCCTTGTTCGAAGTCTGGGTGCCACTGCTGACGGGCGCCTGCGTCACCCTCCACGCCCCGGCGTTCAACATCGAGAGCCTGGCCGACTGTGTAGGGGCGAGCCACTGCGATGTGCTGTTGCTGACCACTTCACTGTTCCACCTGGTGGCGCAACATCGCCTGCAAATGCTCGATGGCGTCCGCGTGCTGTATGTCGGCGGCGAAGTGCTCAAGCCCGCATACGCCAGGGCACTTTTGGCCGCCAACCGTGAGATCACGCTGGTCAACGGCTACGGCCCGACCGAAAACACAGTGTTTTCCACCTGGCACAGCATGAGTTCCCCCAAGGACATCGTCGGCGATGCGATCCCCATCGGCCGCCTGCTCAACCACGTGCACGCCAAGGTCGTCGATGCCCGGTTGCAGGAAGTGGAGCCCGGGGCTCCTGGCGAGCTATTGCTCGGCGGGCGCAACCTGAGCCTCGGTTACCTGGACGAAGAACTGACCCGCACGCGCTTCCTGCACCAGGCCGAGGGGGTCTACTACCGCACTGGCGACCTGGTGGTGGAAAACGAACAGGGGGTGTTCTTCTACCAGGGACGCCTGGACGAACAAGTGAAGATCCAGGGCTACCGCGTTGAAATCACCGAGGTCGAACAGGCATTGGGGCAGTTGCCCGGCATTGCCCAGGCCGTCGTACTGGCGCGCCCCATGAATGCCCTGGAAAACTGCCTGCATGCCTTCGTGGTGTTCCAGCATGGCTGGCCGGACATCGACGAAGGCAAGCTATTGAGCCTGCTGTCGGCTCGACTGCCCCACTACATGCTGCCCGCCCGTATCCACCGGTTGTTCGAATTACCGGTCACGGCCAATGGCAAGCTGGACAAACGCACCCTGCACTCCCTGGCAGGCGAGCAACCCAGGGCCCACAGGCCGTCACCACCTGCCGGTTCGGCCGTCCTGGAAGCCTGGTCAGGCATCCTCGGCACCCGCGACCTGCAATTGGAGCACTCGATCTATGCCTACGGCGCCTCATCCTTGAGCGTCGTCATGGCCCATACCCGGATCAACCAGAGTCTTGGCAAGAAAACCCCATTCGATGAAGTCGCCCGGTTGAACACCTTGCAGGAGTGGGTGCAGTACTACGTAACGCATGAAAACCTCAGTAACCTCTCGTAG
- a CDS encoding alpha/beta fold hydrolase, which produces MHSLFTSTLDLQRAGKVICVRSLPFDPTRETLLLLAPVGTQCFYMKNAALFLISHFNLVILESDALLSYAAAAGLAPSEGVADFVRQLHAALPEAVSVDAVVGYCSSAPLALLAAAQGVCSKLLLLNGAYFLKGDDIAKSQYERDVERMMQSIPQGNWAQVYEAVSLLHDNSGLAPSDYRYQQIRPLRERQAFHQYLTFLNHLATLEVAATAQAVEAPTLVWCGGNDSYTDTASSRYVARWLPNGELVEDPAGHHHDFVDGHERLYQAMMHFLTRHQPRAAR; this is translated from the coding sequence ATGCACAGTCTGTTCACATCGACCTTGGATTTGCAGCGTGCCGGCAAGGTGATCTGTGTGCGGAGCCTGCCTTTTGATCCCACCCGCGAAACCCTGCTGCTGCTGGCGCCAGTGGGTACCCAGTGCTTCTACATGAAGAATGCGGCGCTGTTCCTCATCAGCCACTTCAACCTGGTCATTCTGGAAAGCGACGCCCTGCTGTCCTATGCCGCGGCAGCCGGGTTGGCGCCCAGCGAGGGCGTCGCCGACTTCGTCAGGCAACTGCACGCCGCCCTGCCCGAAGCCGTCAGCGTGGACGCCGTGGTGGGCTACTGCTCTTCGGCCCCCCTGGCGCTTCTGGCCGCCGCCCAAGGGGTGTGCAGCAAACTGCTGTTGCTCAACGGCGCTTACTTTCTCAAGGGCGACGACATCGCCAAGAGCCAGTACGAGCGCGATGTAGAACGCATGATGCAGTCGATTCCCCAGGGCAACTGGGCCCAGGTGTACGAGGCGGTCAGCCTGTTGCACGACAACAGCGGCCTGGCCCCCAGCGACTATCGCTACCAGCAGATCCGGCCCTTGCGCGAGCGACAGGCCTTTCATCAGTACCTGACCTTCCTCAACCACCTGGCGACCCTGGAAGTAGCCGCCACCGCCCAGGCCGTCGAGGCCCCGACCCTGGTCTGGTGCGGCGGCAACGACAGCTACACCGACACCGCATCCTCCCGATACGTTGCCAGATGGCTGCCCAACGGCGAGCTGGTCGAAGACCCGGCCGGGCACCACCATGACTTCGTCGATGGCCACGAACGGCTGTACCAGGCGATGATGCATTTCCTCACCCGCCATCAACCGAGGGCTGCCCGATGA
- a CDS encoding acyl carrier protein has product MSSEKLDKLFEDVFRRPVANDQDIFELGANSLTAIQLVSQVNETFGANINMEQFFLSPCKQTILDQLPAAATARYA; this is encoded by the coding sequence ATGAGTAGCGAAAAGCTCGACAAACTCTTCGAAGACGTCTTCCGCCGCCCGGTCGCCAATGACCAGGACATCTTCGAACTGGGCGCCAACTCGCTCACGGCCATCCAGCTGGTCAGCCAGGTGAACGAGACGTTCGGCGCGAACATCAACATGGAGCAGTTCTTCCTCAGCCCCTGCAAGCAAACCATCCTGGACCAGTTGCCCGCTGCCGCGACAGCGCGCTACGCCTGA
- a CDS encoding class I SAM-dependent methyltransferase encodes MAQVMSASAIDSAQNLAGKSIFLEMGARLGVIDLLMQGEPFDVEQVVRISGANRHFVVSYLAALCKLGLATQEARPDRYSGTPALPVAVNNCGYLLWALQSCAPLIEHPVQFANNMPDAINTYVRNGEHVARTSKWMGATDFYPHAEQEILQANPKKIIDFGSGTCGLLIRLLERLPQATGIGIDLSASACQKAREIIEAKGLSHRLQVIHAPVQSLIDDPTLLKDVDVVHAGFVFHDLDPTQSQVLPSLLATIKAASPRAKLVIADAIPDDAPWENNAYSLAFTFLHTHFMDRKFPSEEGWKALLEKAGFMDVTLSKPGLSGSRLIVGH; translated from the coding sequence ATGGCCCAAGTCATGTCGGCATCAGCAATCGACTCTGCACAGAACCTGGCAGGCAAATCGATTTTCCTGGAGATGGGCGCACGCCTCGGGGTCATCGACCTGCTCATGCAAGGCGAGCCTTTCGATGTCGAGCAGGTAGTGCGCATCAGCGGTGCCAACCGGCACTTCGTCGTGTCCTACCTGGCCGCCTTGTGCAAACTGGGGCTGGCGACCCAGGAGGCTCGTCCCGACCGCTACAGCGGCACGCCTGCCCTGCCGGTGGCCGTCAACAACTGTGGCTACCTGCTCTGGGCCCTGCAGTCCTGCGCCCCCTTGATCGAGCATCCGGTGCAGTTCGCCAACAACATGCCGGACGCCATCAACACCTATGTGCGCAACGGCGAACATGTGGCACGCACCTCCAAGTGGATGGGAGCCACCGACTTCTACCCCCATGCCGAACAAGAAATTCTCCAGGCCAATCCGAAGAAGATCATCGACTTCGGTTCAGGCACCTGCGGTTTGCTGATCCGACTGCTGGAGCGCCTGCCCCAGGCCACCGGGATCGGCATCGACCTGAGCGCCAGCGCCTGCCAGAAGGCCCGGGAAATCATCGAGGCAAAAGGCTTGAGCCACAGGCTCCAGGTGATTCATGCACCGGTGCAAAGCCTGATCGACGATCCGACCCTGCTCAAGGATGTCGATGTCGTCCATGCCGGATTCGTCTTCCACGATCTGGACCCCACCCAAAGCCAGGTCCTGCCGAGCCTGCTGGCCACCATCAAGGCCGCCTCGCCCCGGGCCAAGCTGGTCATCGCCGATGCCATACCCGACGATGCCCCCTGGGAAAACAACGCCTATTCATTGGCGTTCACGTTCCTGCACACCCACTTCATGGACCGCAAGTTCCCTTCGGAGGAAGGCTGGAAGGCCTTGCTCGAAAAGGCCGGGTTCATGGACGTGACCCTCTCTAAACCCGGCCTTTCCGGCAGTCGCCTGATCGTCGGTCACTAG
- a CDS encoding GntR family transcriptional regulator produces MDTQINSNEKDLKSKRLSNLGEIQHKTASEQIEQVLKQAILEGRLPPGEVLRQEELAQTFNVSRMPVREALKKLEAQALVDFVPYKGAIVTQISKADGLDNYAIRLALEPAAIRYSIPHLTSADLQQAKDLMQQMNEETEMDQLGDLNKRFHMCLYGKTPHLKLLQLVEKQLSVEDRYLRFHLSAMGREHMSQDEHLAMIEAATEQDLDRAEALVRNHLIKAAKALEDFFDRKT; encoded by the coding sequence TTGGATACGCAAATTAATAGTAATGAGAAAGACTTGAAAAGCAAACGACTAAGCAACCTCGGTGAGATCCAACACAAAACAGCAAGTGAACAGATTGAACAGGTGTTAAAGCAGGCGATCCTTGAGGGGCGCCTTCCCCCCGGCGAGGTCCTGCGCCAGGAGGAGCTGGCGCAAACCTTCAATGTCAGCCGAATGCCGGTTCGCGAAGCACTGAAGAAACTGGAAGCACAGGCACTGGTGGACTTCGTTCCCTACAAGGGCGCGATCGTGACGCAGATATCCAAGGCCGACGGCCTGGACAACTACGCCATCCGGCTGGCCCTGGAACCTGCGGCCATCCGGTATTCGATTCCACACTTGACCAGTGCCGACCTGCAGCAGGCCAAGGACCTGATGCAGCAGATGAATGAAGAAACCGAGATGGACCAGCTAGGGGACCTGAACAAGCGCTTCCACATGTGTCTCTACGGGAAAACGCCCCACCTGAAATTACTGCAGTTGGTGGAGAAGCAGTTGTCCGTAGAGGACCGCTACTTGCGCTTTCACTTATCGGCCATGGGCCGTGAACACATGTCCCAGGATGAACACCTGGCGATGATCGAAGCCGCTACCGAACAGGACCTGGACCGGGCCGAAGCCCTGGTACGCAACCATTTGATAAAGGCCGCCAAGGCCCTGGAAGACTTTTTCGACCGCAAGACCTGA
- a CDS encoding benzoate/H(+) symporter BenE family transporter — protein sequence MGALSRAGVSGGGWSGEWWSLISTGASAALIGFISTFFIVLQGFYNVGASASQAVSALAMLCLFQGLMGIGFSLATRKPYAFAWSTPGSAILLGYSQPLGGFDEAVGAFCMSGMLMLALAMVPRIARYIEKIPASLSSAMLAGVLLSLAKSFVPAFEQYPLIVGAVMLVWLLLFIFKPLFALPTSLAVLFVYFLFKQPAGYAIELSTYRFEWVVPVFTLSSFINLSIPLFVVTLFSQNIPGYLIMRNNGYTTHFPGTLFVTGLATSCASLLGCHNLNLAALTAAMCAGPLASSDKSLRYIASCAAGVSYLVMALFAASLVSLLSLIPSPVILALAALALFSTLADALRDSLRHDLYYPAVATLMITVYFPSFFHVSSSFWGLLLGTLFYVVYSKKKLG from the coding sequence ATGGGTGCTTTGAGCAGGGCGGGAGTGTCGGGTGGCGGCTGGTCCGGCGAGTGGTGGAGTCTTATCAGCACCGGGGCCAGTGCTGCGCTGATCGGTTTCATCAGCACGTTCTTCATCGTGTTGCAGGGTTTCTACAACGTTGGGGCCTCGGCCAGCCAGGCGGTGAGTGCGCTGGCAATGTTGTGCCTGTTCCAGGGGCTGATGGGCATCGGGTTCTCCCTGGCTACCCGCAAGCCCTATGCCTTCGCCTGGTCGACGCCGGGATCGGCGATCCTGCTTGGCTATAGCCAGCCCCTGGGGGGCTTCGACGAGGCGGTCGGGGCGTTCTGTATGTCCGGCATGCTGATGCTGGCACTGGCCATGGTGCCGAGGATCGCCCGGTACATCGAGAAGATTCCCGCCAGCCTTTCGTCGGCGATGCTGGCGGGAGTCCTGCTGTCATTAGCCAAGTCCTTCGTGCCGGCCTTCGAGCAGTATCCGCTGATCGTTGGAGCGGTAATGCTGGTCTGGTTGCTGTTGTTCATCTTCAAGCCGCTGTTTGCCCTGCCGACCTCCCTGGCAGTGCTGTTCGTCTATTTCCTGTTCAAGCAACCAGCGGGATATGCCATCGAACTGTCGACCTATCGTTTCGAGTGGGTGGTTCCGGTCTTCACGCTTTCGTCCTTCATCAACCTGTCCATCCCGCTGTTCGTGGTCACCCTGTTTTCCCAGAACATCCCTGGCTACCTGATCATGCGCAACAATGGCTACACGACGCATTTTCCGGGCACGCTGTTTGTTACCGGCCTGGCCACCTCGTGTGCCTCGCTACTGGGCTGCCATAACCTCAACCTGGCGGCGCTGACGGCGGCGATGTGTGCAGGCCCGCTGGCGTCCAGCGACAAGTCCCTGAGGTACATCGCCAGTTGTGCCGCAGGTGTCAGTTACCTGGTCATGGCGCTATTTGCCGCCAGCCTGGTGAGCCTGTTGTCGCTGATCCCCTCGCCGGTGATCCTGGCGCTCGCGGCCCTGGCGTTGTTCAGCACCCTGGCCGATGCCCTGCGGGATTCGCTCAGGCACGACCTTTATTACCCGGCGGTGGCCACCTTGATGATCACGGTGTATTTCCCGAGTTTCTTCCATGTGTCTTCGTCATTCTGGGGATTGTTGCTGGGCACCTTGTTCTACGTGGTCTACAGCAAGAAAAAGCTGGGCTGA
- the ettA gene encoding energy-dependent translational throttle protein EttA, whose translation MAQYVFTMHRLGKVVPPKREILKNISLSFFPGAKIGVLGLNGSGKSTLLKIMAGVDTEFEGEARPMPELNIGYLPQEPQLDPAKTVREVVEEAVSVIKDAQARLDEVYAAYADPDADFDKLAAEQAKLEAILQASDGHNLERQLEVAADALRLPAWDAKVEHLSGGEKRRVALCRLLLSAPDMLLLDEPTNHLDADSVAWLEHFLHDFPGTVVAITHDRYFLDNVAGWILELDRGAGIPYEGNYSGWLEAKSARLAQESKQQSAHEKAMKEELEWVRKGAKARQSKSKARLQRFEEMQSQEFQKRSETNEIYIPAGPRLGDKVIEFKNVTKGYGDRVLIDNLSFSMPKGAIVGVIGGNGAGKSTLFRMLMGKETPDSGSIEIGETVQLACVDQSREDLDGSKTVFQQISDGSDQIRIGNYEIPSRTYVGRFNFKGGDQQKFVKDLSGGERGRLHLALTLKEGGNVLLLDEPSNDLDVETLRSLEEALLDFPGAAIVISHDRWFLDRVATHILAYEDDSQAVFFEGNYTEYEADRKKRLGEAAAQPHRVRHKKLA comes from the coding sequence TTGGCTCAATACGTTTTCACCATGCATCGGCTGGGCAAGGTTGTTCCGCCGAAGCGGGAAATCCTGAAAAACATCTCCCTGTCATTCTTCCCCGGGGCCAAGATCGGCGTACTGGGCCTCAACGGCTCGGGTAAGTCCACGCTGCTGAAAATCATGGCCGGCGTCGACACCGAGTTCGAGGGCGAAGCCCGCCCGATGCCGGAGCTGAACATCGGCTACCTGCCCCAGGAACCACAGCTGGACCCGGCCAAGACCGTGCGTGAAGTGGTCGAGGAGGCGGTCAGCGTAATCAAGGACGCCCAGGCGCGCCTGGACGAGGTCTACGCTGCCTACGCCGATCCGGATGCCGACTTCGACAAGCTGGCCGCCGAGCAGGCCAAGCTCGAAGCCATCCTGCAGGCCAGCGATGGCCATAACCTGGAGCGCCAGCTGGAAGTCGCCGCCGATGCCCTGCGCCTGCCAGCCTGGGACGCCAAGGTCGAGCACCTGTCCGGTGGTGAAAAGCGTCGTGTGGCCCTGTGCCGCCTGCTGCTGTCGGCCCCCGACATGCTGCTGCTCGACGAACCGACCAACCACCTGGACGCCGACTCAGTGGCCTGGCTGGAGCACTTCCTGCACGACTTCCCGGGCACCGTGGTTGCGATCACGCACGACCGTTACTTCCTCGACAACGTCGCCGGCTGGATCCTGGAACTGGACCGCGGCGCCGGCATCCCGTACGAAGGCAACTACTCCGGCTGGCTGGAAGCCAAGTCGGCGCGCCTGGCCCAGGAGTCCAAGCAGCAGTCGGCCCACGAAAAGGCCATGAAGGAAGAGCTGGAGTGGGTGCGCAAAGGCGCCAAGGCCCGCCAGTCCAAGTCCAAGGCTCGTCTGCAGCGTTTCGAGGAAATGCAGTCCCAGGAATTCCAGAAGCGCAGCGAGACCAACGAGATCTACATCCCGGCCGGTCCGCGCCTGGGCGACAAGGTCATCGAGTTCAAGAACGTCACCAAGGGTTATGGCGATCGCGTGCTGATCGACAACCTGTCGTTCTCCATGCCCAAGGGCGCCATCGTTGGCGTGATCGGCGGCAACGGCGCCGGTAAGTCGACCCTGTTCCGCATGTTGATGGGCAAGGAGACTCCGGACTCGGGCAGCATCGAGATCGGTGAAACCGTGCAGCTGGCCTGCGTGGACCAGAGCCGCGAGGACCTGGACGGCAGCAAGACCGTGTTCCAGCAGATCTCCGACGGTTCCGACCAGATTCGCATCGGCAACTACGAGATCCCGTCGCGCACCTATGTCGGTCGTTTCAACTTCAAGGGCGGCGACCAGCAGAAGTTCGTCAAGGACCTGTCCGGTGGTGAGCGTGGCCGCCTGCACCTGGCCCTGACCCTGAAGGAGGGCGGCAACGTCCTGCTGCTCGACGAACCGTCCAACGACCTCGACGTCGAAACCCTGCGTTCCCTGGAGGAAGCCCTGCTGGACTTCCCGGGCGCCGCCATCGTGATTTCCCACGACCGGTGGTTCCTGGACCGTGTGGCGACCCACATCCTGGCCTATGAGGACGACTCCCAGGCGGTGTTCTTCGAAGGCAACTACACCGAGTACGAAGCCGATCGCAAGAAGCGCCTGGGTGAAGCCGCGGCGCAACCGCACCGGGTACGGCACAAGAAGCTGGCTTGA
- the gdhA gene encoding NADP-specific glutamate dehydrogenase, translating into MIESVEDFLARLKKRDPDQPEFHQAVEEVLRSLWPFLEANPHYLDSGVLERICEPERAVVFRVSWVDDQGKVRVNRGFRIQMNSAIGPYKGGLRFHPSVNMGVLKFLAFEQTFKNSLTSLPMGGGKGGSDFNPKGKSDAEVMRFCQAFMSELYRHIGADVDVPAGDIGVGAREIGFLFGQYKRLSNQFTSVLTGKGISYGGSLIRPEATGFGCVYFAEEMLKRRGDRVEGKRVAISGSGNVAQYASRKVMDLGGKVISLSDSEGTLYCESGLSEEQWQAVLELKNVQRGRISELAGRFGLEFRAGKTPWDLPCEIALPCATQNELDAEAARTLLRNGCTCVAEGANMPTTLEAVDIFIDAGILFAPGKASNAGGVAVSGLEMSQNAMRLLWTAGEVDSKLHAIMQSIHHACVHYGEENGRVNYVKGANIAGFVKVADAMLAQGVV; encoded by the coding sequence ATGATCGAATCCGTCGAAGACTTCCTCGCCCGCCTGAAAAAGCGCGATCCGGACCAGCCCGAATTCCACCAGGCGGTGGAAGAGGTATTGCGTAGCCTGTGGCCGTTTCTCGAGGCCAACCCGCATTACCTGGACTCCGGTGTTCTCGAACGGATCTGCGAGCCGGAGCGCGCCGTGGTATTTCGCGTGTCCTGGGTCGACGATCAGGGCAAGGTCCGGGTCAACCGCGGCTTCCGTATCCAGATGAACAGCGCCATCGGCCCGTACAAGGGCGGCCTGCGTTTCCACCCGTCGGTGAACATGGGCGTGCTGAAATTCCTCGCCTTCGAGCAGACGTTCAAGAACTCCCTCACCTCCCTGCCCATGGGCGGCGGCAAGGGCGGCTCGGACTTCAACCCCAAGGGCAAGAGCGACGCCGAGGTCATGCGTTTCTGCCAGGCCTTCATGAGCGAGCTGTACCGGCATATCGGCGCGGACGTGGACGTACCGGCCGGGGACATCGGTGTCGGTGCCCGGGAAATCGGCTTCCTCTTTGGCCAGTACAAGCGCCTGAGCAACCAGTTCACCTCGGTACTGACCGGCAAGGGCATCAGCTACGGCGGCAGCCTGATCCGCCCGGAAGCCACGGGTTTTGGTTGCGTGTACTTCGCCGAGGAAATGCTCAAGCGTCGGGGCGATCGGGTCGAAGGCAAGCGCGTGGCGATCTCCGGCTCCGGCAACGTCGCGCAGTATGCCTCCCGCAAGGTCATGGACCTGGGGGGCAAGGTGATCTCGTTGTCGGACTCCGAAGGCACCCTGTACTGCGAGTCCGGCCTGAGCGAAGAACAATGGCAAGCGGTGCTGGAACTCAAGAACGTCCAGCGCGGGCGCATCAGCGAGCTGGCTGGTCGCTTCGGCCTGGAGTTCCGGGCTGGCAAGACGCCTTGGGACCTGCCTTGCGAGATTGCCCTGCCGTGTGCGACCCAGAACGAGCTGGACGCCGAGGCCGCCCGGACCCTGCTGCGCAACGGCTGCACTTGTGTTGCCGAGGGGGCCAACATGCCCACCACCTTGGAGGCTGTGGATATCTTCATCGACGCCGGCATCCTGTTTGCCCCGGGCAAGGCTTCCAACGCCGGTGGCGTAGCGGTGAGTGGCCTGGAGATGTCGCAGAACGCCATGCGCCTGTTGTGGACCGCCGGCGAGGTGGACAGCAAGCTGCACGCCATCATGCAGTCGATCCACCACGCCTGCGTCCACTACGGCGAAGAAAACGGTCGGGTCAACTACGTCAAGGGCGCGAATATCGCCGGTTTCGTCAAGGTGGCCGATGCCATGCTCGCCCAGGGCGTGGTCTGA
- a CDS encoding GreA/GreB family elongation factor translates to MSRAFVNEDQAAAQAEQPIERQVSPHPNYVTPQGLVELQEKVAQLQLQHQQQSDLRDSADPQRLADLERDLRYFSQRLRSAQVVTATATDKVQIGSRVTYVDEQDDQHSVQLVGEDQADAARGLVNWASPLGRALLGAQPGDEVLWQRPAGDRLIEIIRIEPA, encoded by the coding sequence ATGAGCCGCGCTTTCGTCAACGAGGACCAGGCGGCCGCCCAGGCCGAGCAACCGATCGAGCGCCAGGTCAGCCCGCACCCCAACTATGTCACGCCCCAGGGCCTGGTGGAGCTTCAGGAGAAAGTCGCTCAGCTGCAACTCCAGCATCAGCAACAAAGTGACTTGCGCGATAGCGCCGATCCGCAGCGCCTGGCCGACCTGGAGCGAGACCTGCGTTACTTCTCCCAGCGCTTGCGCAGTGCCCAGGTGGTGACAGCCACCGCCACCGACAAAGTACAGATCGGCAGTCGGGTGACCTATGTCGATGAACAGGACGACCAGCACAGCGTGCAGTTGGTCGGCGAAGACCAGGCCGATGCCGCCCGCGGCCTGGTCAATTGGGCCTCGCCCCTGGGTCGGGCACTGTTGGGCGCGCAACCTGGGGACGAAGTTCTGTGGCAGCGACCGGCCGGGGACCGGCTGATCGAAATCATCCGTATCGAACCGGCCTGA